A stretch of DNA from Acidobacteriota bacterium:
CCGTGGTCACGGTCACCGCGGCGCGGGCGGCTGCCGACGCCCGTGCGCGAGAGCTCGCCAGCACGCATCACCAACTCGAAGAGGCCTACCAGCGGGTCGTCGGTGACGTCGAGCGCCTCAGGACCGACGCCGTGGTGGCGGCGGAACGAGCCGAATCGATGGCTCGATCGACCACCCAATGGCAGGATCGCGCTGCCGCGCTCGAGCAGAGCCTCGCCGCGGCGAGCGCCGAGGCAGAGGGAGTCCGCCACGAGCTCGCCCAGGTGGCGCGGGCCCGGGATGACGCGCACGACGCCGTCCTGCGGCTCGAAGCGCGGCTGGCTCAGGTGGACCGCCAGCAGGCAGAGCAGGATGGCGCCCTGCAGGTCGAGCGCGACCGGGTCGAAGGGCTCCAGACGATGCTGCAGGCCGAGCGCGACCGCGCCGTCGGCATCGAGCGGGAGCTCGAGGCGATCCGGCTGGGACGCAATGAGGTCGTCGACGAGTTGGCGCGCCTCCGAGCCGCCCTCGACGAGGCGCTGGGCCGTCGGGCCGAGGTCGAGCGACTGCACCAGGCCGAGCGCGAACGGGCCGACGGCCTCGTGGCCGAGGTCAGGGCGTCGGCCGACGCCAGGAACGCCTCGATCGAGGAACTGGCGCGCGTCCGGGTCCTGGCCGACGAAGCGGCACGCCGGGCGGAGGCCCTCCAGGCTGATCTGGATCAGGAACGGGCGCGGCTCACCCGTCAGGCCGCCGATCTCGTCGCGTTGGCCGGCGCCCGAGACGGCTTGGCGTCCGAGGTGGACCGTCTCCACCGCCTGGTGACGGGCGCCGAGTCGCGGCGGGCCGACACCGAGGCGGAGTTCCGGCGCCTCACGGAACGCCACGAGGGCCTGTCGGCCGACCACGAGCACCTGCGCGCCTCGCTTGCCGAGGCCCAGCGCCAGCTCGACGAGGCGAAGCAGCGGCTCGTCGGCGCCGAGAACGAACGCGAGACGCTCCGGCAGGGGCTGAGGCAGGCCGAGACTGCGGCGGCCCTGGCGGCGGCGCGCCAGAACGAGGAGCGGGCGCTCGTCGAGCGCGCCCTCGAGGATGCCCGCGCGCGGCTCGCGGCCATCGACCAGGAATACCGGGCGGCGCACGAAGCGCTCGAGCGCCGACTGCGGCAGGCCGAAGAGCGGGAGACGCTGCTGCTGTCGTCGGCGCCGTTCGGCCTCGCGACGGCCAGCGCGCACGGTGTGCTGATCTCGTGCAACGACGTGTTCGCGCGGTGGTGCGGCGCCTCGTCAGCCGGCGACCTGATGGCCCGTCAGCCCTCGACGCTGCCGGTGTCGCTGGCGGTCCCGCTCGCCGAATTCGCCGAGGGTCAGGTGCCGCGCGTCGAGGCCTGTGTCGAGCAGGCCGATGGCCGCCTGGTCTGGCTCGAGGGCGTGGCGACGCCAGTCACCTCGGAAGCGGCGCTCTCGGCCTGGAGGTGGACGTTCGCCGATGTCACCGACCGCCACCTGCGGCTTCGCCAGGCGCGTCAACTGCGCCGGCTCGAGGCGCTCGCCGCTCTGGCCTCGTCGGCCAGCCACGACCTCGGTGGCCTGATGCACAGCATGCGCGACGCGGTCGACGCGCTGGCCGCGAGCGGCGGACCCGAAGCCGTCACCGTGGCCGCGAGGGCAGCCGTTGCGAAGGCGACGGCCCTCTCGCACCAGTTGGCGAGCTTCGCGCAGAAGCAGGCGCGGCCGGTCCAGGTCGTCGACCTCGCCCGCCTGACGTCCGACCTCGCGCCGACGTTGCGGCGGCTGCTTGGCGGCGACGTCGGCCTCGAGACCGATACCGGCGTCCCCGTCCACCTGTCGGCCGACTCGGACGAGCTCGAGCAGATCGTCGCGGCGCTCGTCCTCGCCGGGCGCGATGCGCTTCCCGTGGGCGGCACCATTACCCTCGCCGTCGAGTCGCGCCTCGTGCCCGCGAGCGGCGACCAGCCCATGCAGCGCGTCGGTGTCCTGCGGTGCACGGCGACCGGCTTCGGCGTACGCCAGGCCGCACCGGCCACGTCGGCGAGCGAGGCGGTCGCGCAGCAGGCCGGCTACCTGCGCCTCGACCACGGCCCCGGCCGCCACATGGCGTTCGAGGTCGTCTGGCCGCTCGTGCAGGCGGCCGCCACCAGTCCGCGTGGACCCGGCGCGTAGCGCGCAACGGGCCTCCTCTTCCCGCCACCCTCGACTCCCTCCGTGTCGGACCGTCCTGCGGCCCGAAACGGGGATGGCGTCGCGTCGTCAGTCGTGGGCGTCCGTCTTTCGCCTGACGTCGCCCGGATTGGGGGTAGCATGGGGCGAAGGAGGCGCGCCATGCCCGTGCGGTCCTGGCTTTCGGTCCTCTCCGGCGTGTTGTGGACGACCGCGTGTCTCGCGGCCGGCGACCAGAGCGCGGCCAGGGACCGCGGATCGCCGGCGCGGGCGCCCGACCCGTGGGCGGATGCGCGCGAGGCCATGGTCGCCCGGCAGATCGAGGCGCGCGGCGTGCGGTCGCCGGCCGTGCTGGCGGCGATGCGCAAGGTCGCTCGCCACCTCTTCGTGCCCGCCGATCTCGTGCGCGATGCCTACGACGACACGCCACTGCCGATCGGCTTCGGCCAGACGATCTCCCAGCCCTACATCGTCGCCTACATGAGCGAGGCGCTCGACGTCGGTCGCGAGCACAAGGTGCTCGAGATCGGGACGGGGTCGGGTTACCAGGCGGCGGTGCTCGGCGAGCTGGCCGGGCGCGTCTACACGATCGAGATCGTCGCCGAGCTCGGTGAACGCGCGTCGAGCACGCTGCGTGAGCTCGGCTACGAGAACGTCGAGGTCCGGGTGGGCGACGGGTATCTCGGGTGGCCCGAGCAGGCACCTTTCGATCGCATCATGGTGACCGCCGCGCCCGATCACGTGCCGCAGCCGCTCATCGACCAGCTGAAGGTCGGTGGCAAGCTCATCGTGCCCGTCGGCCGTGGCGTGCAGGACATGACCATCGTGACGAAGCACGCCGACCGCGTCGTCACCGAGACGACGATTCCCGTACGGTTCGTGCCGCTCACCCGGAAGCCGTGAGGTGAGCGCCACTCGACGTCCGCGGCATCCGGGAACGTGCCTTCCCGCTCACGGGCCACGGCTGAGGCGTCCGCCGGGGCTGAAATGCCCCGGCGCGGCATCCACCTGACCCACCGTCCGCCACGGACTTCGGCCCCGGCCGACGCACCCAGGCGAGTCCCGGCTCTACGGCGTCGCGCCCCCCGCCCCGAACGCCGACTCGAGGAAGAGCCCCGCACCCGGCCCCACCGGGATGCCGAGCAGGATCCACGCGACGAGAAAAGCCGTCCACACGACGAGGAACGCCACGGTGTAAGGGATCATCGTCGCGATGATCGTCCCGATGCCCGCGTCGCCCTTGTACTTCTGCGCGAAGGCGATGATAAGGGCGAAGTACGACATCATCGGCGTCACGAGGTTCGTCGTCGAGTCGCCGATGCGGTAGGCCGTCTGCGTCAGTTCCGGCGTGTAGCCGAGCAGCATCAGCATCGGCACGAAGACCGGCGCGAGAATCGCCCACTTCGCCGACGCGCTGCCCATGAACAGGTTGAGGATCGCCGACACGAACACGAACCCGATGATGAGGGGGATGCCGGTGAGCCCGATGCCCTTGAGGAAGGTGGCGCCGTCTATGGCGACGATCAGCCCGAGGTTCGTCCAGCCGAAGAAGGCGACGAACTGCGCCGCGAAGAAGACCAGCACGATGTAGAGGCCAAGGCCGCTCATCGTCTTCCCCATGGCGTTCATCACGTCGGCGTCGTTCTTGATCGTGCCAGCCGCGAACCCGTAGGCGAGGCCCGGCAGGAAGAAGCCGACGAAGATGATCGCCACGATGCCCGACAGGAACGGCGAGTCGAGCAGGCTGCCGGTCTGGGGATTGCGCAGCACGCCCCACTCGGGCACGGTCGCGAGCAGCAGCAGCACGGTCAGCGCGAACACCGTGACGCCGGCGGCTGCGAGGCCGCGCTTCTCCTTCGGCCCGAGGTGATCCATGGTCACGTCGTCGCCTTCGTAGGTGCCGAGGCGGGGCTCGACGATGCGGTCGGTGACGAAGGCGCCGACGGCCGTCACGAGGAACGTCGACGCCGCCATGAAGTAGTAGTTGGCCGCCGGGTTGACCGAGTAGCCGGGGTCGAGAATGCGCGCCGCCTCGGTGGTGAGCCCCGCGAGCAGCGGGTCGACGGTGCCGAGCACGAGGTTCGCGCTGTAGCCGCCCGAGACGCCCGCGAACGCCGCGGCCAACCCCGCCAGCGGGTGCCGGCCGAACGCGTGGAAGATGATCGCGGCAAGCGGGATCAGGATGACGTACCCGGCCTCCGACGCGGCGTTCGACAGCACGCCGCTGAAGACGACGACGATCGTGACGAGGCGCTTCGGGGCCGACAGCACGAGCGCGCGGATGCCGGCGCCCAGCAGGCCGGTGCCTTCGGCGACCCCCACGCCCAGCATGGCCACGAGCACCGTGCCGAGCGGCACGAACCCCGTGAAGTTCGTCACGAGGCTCGTCATGATGCGTCGCAGCCCGTCGCCGTTCATGAGGTTCACCGGCAGGATCTCGCGACCGGTGCTCGGGTGCACCGCGCTCACGCCGAGCGCGCTGCAGACCCACGAGAGCACGATGACCAGCAACGCGAAGAGCGCGAAGAGCGTGGCCGGGTGCGGCAGCTTGTTGCCGACGTACTCGATGCCGTCGAGCACGCGGTAGAGCAGCGGGGGCTTCGGGGGACGGGCAGGTGTCGTCTTGGCCATGGCGATCGTCGGGGTGGGGAAGGGGACGCGGGGCGGATGCTCTGTCGAGGGCGTCCGCTCGCGCGTCCCTGGTGACGGTGTGGTGCGCTACCGCGACACGCTCGTCGTCGTCGGCGGTGGGGTGGTCGGCTCCGCGTAGTCGATGTCGTAGGCGGGAGGTTCGCCGCCCGGTCCCTTCAGGTAGTGTTCCATCCACTGGAGCAGGCGCAGGTTGTAGTCGAGCCGTGAGGCGGCCCGCCGGTTGCCGTGGCCCTCTCCGGGATACCAGACGAGGCGCACCGGGGCCTGGCCGCGCAGCTTCAGGTGGCGGTAGAAGTCGAGCGACTGCGACGGGTGCACGCGCGGGTCGTCGGTGCCGTGCAGGATGAGCGTCGGCGTCTTCGACGTGCCGGCGTGGTAGATCGGGCTCGTCTCGAGCATCTTCGTCCAGTCGTCCCACGGACGCTGCATCGCGTGCACCAGGTACTCCTCGTTGGGGATGTCCGTGGTGCCCACGCGCGACAGGTTGCTGCTGATGCCGACGAACATCACCGCGGCGGCAAAGCGCTCGCTGTAGTACGACGCCCCCCAGGCCGAGGCATACCCGCCGTACGACCCGCCCGTGATGCCGACCTTCGACCGATCGACGAGACCCATCGCGACGAGGTGATCGACGGCGTCGACGAGGTCGTCGAACTCCTTGCCCGCCGGATCGCCCTGCCCGAGCTTCGAGAACGCCACGCCGCGCCCGGTGCTGCCCCGGTAGTTCGGGTAGAACACCGCGAAGCCTCGCGCCGCCGCGATCTGGCCCGGCTGCGAGTACCCGGTCCGGAACCCGTTCCGGTCGTGCGCCTCCGGCCCGCCGTGCACGGTCAGGATCAGCGGATAGCGCGTCCCCGGGCGCTCGTCGAGCGGCCTGACGAGCAGCCCCTCGAGCTCGAGGCCGTCACGCGCCTTGAACTTCACCACCTCCTGTTTCGCAAGCCGCAGGTCCTTCAGCCAGGGGTTGCTGTCGGTGAGACGCACCGGCGCCTTGTCGGTCGCGCCCATCAGGAAGGCCTCGGCCGGGTGCGCCGGCGAGTCGGCCACGAACGCGGCCGTCCTGCCGTCGGCCGAGAGGTCGATCGACGCGAGGACCTGGCCGCCGCCGGGCACGACGACCCGGCGGTTGCGGCCGTCGCGTCCGACCTCGTTCAAGGTGGTCTCGACGCCCTCGTCGCCGACGAAGACCACGGTGTTCGCGTCCTTCCAGGCGATGGCGCTCACGTGTCCCAGGTAGCCGGGCAGCACGTCGACGAGCTCGCCGCCCGCCGCGGGCGCCACGAGCAGCCGTCCGGCGGCCGGGTCGTTGATGTCCTCGCCCGACACCAGGGCCACGTGCGTGCCGTCCGGGCTCCACGCCAACGGGCCGAGCTTGCCGGGGTTCGCGAGTTTCGCCACGACGGCTCCCGAGTCGGCGTCGACCACGTGCACGCGGCGCATCATGAGGTCGTCGTCGACGAGCGGCGTCGGCGCGAGCGCCACGGCCAGGCGCGTGCCAACCGGGCTCCACGACAGCTGCGAGGCCGAGCCCGGCAGGTCGAGCATCTTCGCCGGCGCCGCGCCCTCGCCGACACCGGCCACCCACACGCGCACGAAGGGCACCGACTCCTCGTACACCCGCTGGGTGAAGCCCTTCCCCTCGACGTCCTTCCTCGCCTTGGGGAGAGGATCGCGTGAGAGATACGCCACGCGGGTGCCGTCGGGGCTCCACGCGTACGCGGTGATGTCGTGCTCGGCCGTCAGCACGCGGCGCGCCTCGCCGCCGTCGATCGGCAGAAGGTACAGCGACCGGGCGGCGTCGCCCGGCCGCCTCGCCAGGAAGGACAGGCTGCGTCCGTCCGGCGTCCACGCGACCGCCGCCACGCCCGGGTCGCCGCCGACGAGCAGGCGCGCCGGCGCATCGCGCCGGGCGAGGTGCAATTCCGCGCGTGGCCCTCCGTCCTCCTCGACGAGGGGCGTACGCGGCACCGACAGCACGTACGCGACGCTCTGGCCGTCGGGCGCCACCGCCACGGCGGCGACCGTCTTCAGGCGTGCGACGTTGTGCGGCGTGAACGTCTCGGCCGCGGCCAGCGTCGCCGCCACGAGCACGGCGACGAAGGTCAGGACGATCGGACGTCGCTCGATTCTGTTCACGGGCGTTCTCCCTTCATTCGGGGGGCGAACCGGTGTTTCGGCGCGGACGCCGGCGCGCCCGCGTCTTGCGGGTGGCCTCGCGCAGCGACGCCTGCAGTGCGGCACGCTCCTCGGCCTCCACTTCCGTCCGGGGCAGTGCACGCGAGACGACGCGGTTGCGCCCGCGCGCCTTGGCTTCGAGCAGGAACGCGTCGGCCCCCGCAATCAGCTCGTTGGCCGTCAGATCGCGGTCGCCGTCGTACACGTCGACGCCGAAGCTCGCCGTGAGCGGGATCGCCTCGCCCTCGTGCGCGAAGGGCACCGACTCGAGCACGCGGCGCAGGCGCTCCGCGGTCATCACGGCCTCCTGGAGGCCGGTGCCGGGCAAAACGATGCCGAACTCCTCGCCACCGTAACGACACAGGGCGTCGAGCGAACGAAGCGAGCGGCGCCAGCGCGAGGACGTCCACGTGAGCGCGGCGTTGCCCACCTCGTGCCCCCAGGTGTCGTTGACACGCTTGAAGTGATCGAGGTCGGCCATGATGAACGCGGTCGGCTGTCCCGTCCGCCCCGTGCGCACGAGTTCCTGCTCGAGGCACTCCAGCAGGTACCGCAGGTTGTAGAGCCCCGTGAGCGCGTCGACCCGCGACT
This window harbors:
- a CDS encoding protein-L-isoaspartate(D-aspartate) O-methyltransferase; its protein translation is MPVRSWLSVLSGVLWTTACLAAGDQSAARDRGSPARAPDPWADAREAMVARQIEARGVRSPAVLAAMRKVARHLFVPADLVRDAYDDTPLPIGFGQTISQPYIVAYMSEALDVGREHKVLEIGTGSGYQAAVLGELAGRVYTIEIVAELGERASSTLRELGYENVEVRVGDGYLGWPEQAPFDRIMVTAAPDHVPQPLIDQLKVGGKLIVPVGRGVQDMTIVTKHADRVVTETTIPVRFVPLTRKP
- a CDS encoding GGDEF domain-containing protein, whose product is MTASSTTGCPLGRPDCPLTTELESLRREVARLSEQSRVDALTGLYNLRYLLECLEQELVRTGRTGQPTAFIMADLDHFKRVNDTWGHEVGNAALTWTSSRWRRSLRSLDALCRYGGEEFGIVLPGTGLQEAVMTAERLRRVLESVPFAHEGEAIPLTASFGVDVYDGDRDLTANELIAGADAFLLEAKARGRNRVVSRALPRTEVEAEERAALQASLREATRKTRARRRPRRNTGSPPE
- a CDS encoding AbgT family transporter, producing MAKTTPARPPKPPLLYRVLDGIEYVGNKLPHPATLFALFALLVIVLSWVCSALGVSAVHPSTGREILPVNLMNGDGLRRIMTSLVTNFTGFVPLGTVLVAMLGVGVAEGTGLLGAGIRALVLSAPKRLVTIVVVFSGVLSNAASEAGYVILIPLAAIIFHAFGRHPLAGLAAAFAGVSGGYSANLVLGTVDPLLAGLTTEAARILDPGYSVNPAANYYFMAASTFLVTAVGAFVTDRIVEPRLGTYEGDDVTMDHLGPKEKRGLAAAGVTVFALTVLLLLATVPEWGVLRNPQTGSLLDSPFLSGIVAIIFVGFFLPGLAYGFAAGTIKNDADVMNAMGKTMSGLGLYIVLVFFAAQFVAFFGWTNLGLIVAIDGATFLKGIGLTGIPLIIGFVFVSAILNLFMGSASAKWAILAPVFVPMLMLLGYTPELTQTAYRIGDSTTNLVTPMMSYFALIIAFAQKYKGDAGIGTIIATMIPYTVAFLVVWTAFLVAWILLGIPVGPGAGLFLESAFGAGGATP
- a CDS encoding S9 family peptidase, which gives rise to MNRIERRPIVLTFVAVLVAATLAAAETFTPHNVARLKTVAAVAVAPDGQSVAYVLSVPRTPLVEEDGGPRAELHLARRDAPARLLVGGDPGVAAVAWTPDGRSLSFLARRPGDAARSLYLLPIDGGEARRVLTAEHDITAYAWSPDGTRVAYLSRDPLPKARKDVEGKGFTQRVYEESVPFVRVWVAGVGEGAAPAKMLDLPGSASQLSWSPVGTRLAVALAPTPLVDDDLMMRRVHVVDADSGAVVAKLANPGKLGPLAWSPDGTHVALVSGEDINDPAAGRLLVAPAAGGELVDVLPGYLGHVSAIAWKDANTVVFVGDEGVETTLNEVGRDGRNRRVVVPGGGQVLASIDLSADGRTAAFVADSPAHPAEAFLMGATDKAPVRLTDSNPWLKDLRLAKQEVVKFKARDGLELEGLLVRPLDERPGTRYPLILTVHGGPEAHDRNGFRTGYSQPGQIAAARGFAVFYPNYRGSTGRGVAFSKLGQGDPAGKEFDDLVDAVDHLVAMGLVDRSKVGITGGSYGGYASAWGASYYSERFAAAVMFVGISSNLSRVGTTDIPNEEYLVHAMQRPWDDWTKMLETSPIYHAGTSKTPTLILHGTDDPRVHPSQSLDFYRHLKLRGQAPVRLVWYPGEGHGNRRAASRLDYNLRLLQWMEHYLKGPGGEPPAYDIDYAEPTTPPPTTTSVSR